A single window of Dermochelys coriacea isolate rDerCor1 chromosome 14, rDerCor1.pri.v4, whole genome shotgun sequence DNA harbors:
- the LOC119842869 gene encoding C-type lectin domain family 2 member E-like isoform X1, with translation MGPAAGAAESKEPLQGLRVKPDGHLEAGGEPEPRANSSKCNYKKREVVIAVSIAVVLGLIALFVLAWLRPKLPSADLGPPAVSCCPEDWVGYGGKCYYFSETEGNWTYSRSQCSALNASLAGINSEQDLDFLLRYKGKPDHWLGLQRDPGQLWKWTNGTEFNNLFVIGGGGDCAYLNDENRVSSLRCTSKRHWICTKPNEFTKAQEDAVEGG, from the exons atggggccagcagctggggctgctgaGAGCAAAGAGCCGCTGCAGGGGTTGCGTGTTAAGCCTGATGGACACCTGGAGGCTGGCGGGGAGCCAG AACCTCGTGCTAACTCCAGCAAATGTAACTACAAGAAACGGGAAGTTGTGATCGCAGTCTCCATCGCAGTCGTGTTGGGTCTCATTGCTCTTTTTGTCTTGGCAT GGCTGAGACCTAAGCTTCCGTCAGCTGATCTGGGGCCCCCTGCTGTGTCCTGCTGCCCGGAGGACTGGGTTGGGTATGGAGGGAAATGCTACTATTTCTCAGAGACGGAAGGGAACTGGACCTACAGCCGGAGCCAGTGCTCTGCACTCAACgcctccctggctgggatcaACAGTGAGCAGGACCTG GATTTCTTGCTGCGCTATAAAGGCAAACCTGACCACTGGCTCGGTCTTCAGAGGGACCCGGggcagctctggaaatggaccAACGGCACCGAATTCAACAACCT ATTTGtgataggaggaggaggagactgcGCATATCTAAATGATGAGAATCGGGTCAGCAGCTTGCGATGCACCAGTAAGAGACACTGGATCTGCACCAAACCCAATGAGTTTACAAAGGCACAGGAGGATGCAGTGGAAGGGGGCTGA